Within the Thermostichus lividus PCC 6715 genome, the region AAAACAAAAACAACGATATGGGACTAATCGCCATTGAGGTAGACCGAACCTTGATGGATCATGTTCATGTGTTTGTGTCGTTTCCTCCTAGAATGTTAGCTTCTCAGGCGGTGACCATCATGAAAGGGTACAGTTCAAGACGGCTCAGAATGGAATTTCCACATCTCAAAAACCTGCATGAAAAATCCCAACTCTGGGCACACAGTTATTATTGGGGTACTACCGGGAACGTTTCAGCCCAGACAGTGAAACGGTATATCGAAGAATGTCAAGGCTGACTCTCCCTACTGCCGTAGGCGCGGGAACCGTTCTGTATCCCCGTCGGGAACGAGCGAGGTTTTATCCGGTTCCCGAACCCTCCGGTTTCTATAAGCCGATTTGTCTAGAGTTTGATTAGGGATGAAAATATCAAAGAGTATTCTTGGAGGTTGGCATGAATGGCCTAGGGGCAGCACCAGAGATTTTGATTGAAACTCGCAACCTCAACAAGTACTTTGGCGATCGCCATGTGCTAAAAAACATTGACTTTAGGGTAGCCAAGCAAGAAGTTGTAGCACTCATTGGCCCCAGTGGCTCCGGTAAAAGTACCTTGCTACGATGTTTGAATGGCCTCGAAACCTATCAGTCCGGCAGCATTGTCATCCTTGGTCATCGCTTGCCGCCTGTGGCTACGCCGCAACAGTTGAAGGTGA harbors:
- the tnpA gene encoding IS200/IS605 family transposase; amino-acid sequence: MPIYVNSNRMREDGIQLKSTRHCTYQSGHHFVWIPFKRRKIFTKEAIIEATKRYVTEAIENKNNDMGLIAIEVDRTLMDHVHVFVSFPPRMLASQAVTIMKGYSSRRLRMEFPHLKNLHEKSQLWAHSYYWGTTGNVSAQTVKRYIEECQG